From Rhodococcus sp. B7740:
TGGCGGTGGTGACGAAAACCTCGGCCGGCATCGCGGCGTGGTTGATCGAGAACGGTCTCGGCGGGTCAACCGTTGTGGTCGGTCGCGACGCCAGAAACGGATCCGAGCAGTTCGCTTTTGCGGCCGCCGAAGTCTTCTCCGCGCAGGGCTTTTCGGTGGTGATGCTGCCGCGGCCGCTGCCGACCCCCGTCGTCGCCTTCGCTGTGCGGGCACTCGACGCCGAACTCGGCGTACAGATCACGGCGTCGCACAATCCCGCCGCGGACAACGGGTACAAGGTGTATCTCCGGGGCGGCTCGCAACTGATCCCGCCCAGTGACGCCCAGATCGAAGCGCTGATCGCCGCCACGGCCGACGCGGTCGAGATTCCGCGCGCGATCGTGCAGCCCGGCGGCTCCGACATCGCAGCGCGATACCTCGACTCCGTTGTCGCACTGCCACGTTCGACGCGTCGAGACATTCGCATCGCGCTGACTCCCCTGCACGGTGTCGGTGGCGAGCTCGCGACGGCCGCACTGCGTGGTGCGGGGTTCCGTGACATCCGGGTGGTCGAGGACCAATTCGAACCGGACCCCGCCTTCCCGACCGTGACGTTCCCCAACCCCGAGGAACCGGGCGCGGCCGACGCGGTGCTCGCACTGGCGGCCGACATCGACGCCGATATCGCGATCGCACTCGACCCCGATGCCGACCGCTGTGCGGTCGGAGTTCCCGGGCCCGACGGCTGGCGCATGCTGACCGGCGACGAGACCGGCGCCCTCCTCGCGAACCACCTGCTGAGCCATTGCCCCGCAGACCCGTTGGTGGCCAACACGATCGTGTCGTCACAACTGCTCTCGGCGCTCGCCCCGGCGCGCGGCGCTCGCTATGCCCGCACCCTGACGGGCTTCAAGTGGCTCGTCCGTGCGGGTGAGGGCCTCGTGTACGCCTACGAGGAGGCCATCGGACACTGTGTCGATCCGACGGTGGTGCGGGACAAGGACGGCATCTCGGCCGCCGTGGTACTCGCCGACCTGGCCGCCGGCCTGAAGCAGAAGCGCCGCACCCTGCTCGATGTGCTCGACGACCTCGCGGTCGAGTTCGGCGTACACCTGGGTGCACAGGTCTCGCGGAGGGTGCAGGACCTCGCCGAGATCGGGAACATGATGGACCGGCTCCGCACCGAACCGCCGACCGAATTGGCCGGTCGGGCCGTCACCGTTGTGGACTACGCCCAGCGCGACGACGAATTACGCACCGACGCAGTCGACATCAGCGGATCGGGGCTGCGGGTGATCGTGCGACCGTCCGGTACCGAACCGAAGCTCAAGGCCTACCTCGAAGTGATCGAGCAGGTCGACGGCCGAGAGGACCTGCCGAGAGCGCGCGCGGCAGCAGCCGAGATCCTGGCCGAACTGACCGACTACGCCCAACACCTCTAGGCGTCGAGGAACCCTCAGAACAGCGCCGACTGCACCGCAGGCAGATCGGACGTGAAGGCCCCCAGTTCGATTCGCCGACCCTTCAGCGCCGCCAGATCCACGACGTAGGTCTCGTCGTCGACGGTCGCGATCACCGCCTGCCCGACGCAGGTCCTGATCTCGAGACCGTGGGATCCGGTTGCGATGTCGGCGGGGTAGGCGACGCGACTGACGTTCTCGCTCAACGCTTCCCGGCCTGCGGGCGGGGCCCACCGTTCGTCGACCGGGGTGCATCCGGCGATGCCTGCCTCGGTCAGCATCTCGCGGACCTGCTCGGCCCTGGCAGCGGCGGCGGCGTCGAGCCTGTCGACGTCGATCGGCAGACACAGCGAGGCGGCCTTTGCGGCCGACCGCACCGCCTGCCGTAGTCCCATCGATTCGGTCACGAGATCCTCGGCCACTCGGACGACCTTTCCATCGTCCGCGTGAGCGACGTACCGAGCGCAGATGGCACCTTGCTCGGCCAATCGGCCCCATTTACGGGTGTCCGCTGCCGTCCCGATCTTGAAGGTGCCGTTGGCGAACGCTGCCAGATACAACCAATGCGGTTGCATGACATGCTTTTCCAGATCCCGCGAGACGAACCCGCTGCGATGTACGGTGTGCACGAATCGGAAGCTGTCCTTGTCCGCGCACGACGCGCACTGTCCCGACGCGACGGCCCGCTCCCGGCCGGGGCACGGCACGTAGCGCGGCGGGCCGTCGGCCCGAAATGCTATGCGCCCGGTGCAGTACCGATCGGTCGACGCACCCGGCGCACGGAATCCGAGCGTGCGACCGACCAGTTCGCGGAACTCGATCTGCTCGGTGGCGACGTCGAGCAGCCGCAAGCCGGGCTGCGGTGCAGGTGACGCCGCCGACGGCCACGAGACGCCGAGGACCAGACTCGGCGCGGCAGCGTTCGTCAGCGCGGGCCGAACTGACGATCGCCCGCGTCGCCGAGGCCGGGAACGATGAAGGCGTTGTCGTTGAGGCCGTCGTCGATGCTCGCGGCCACCAGTCGCACCGGCAGACCCGAGGCTTCGAGGGCGGCAACCCCTTCGGGAGCAGCAACGACGCAGATGGCGGTCACGTCGGCCGCGCCGCGGCCGACGAGCAGTTCGATCGTGTGGACCATGGATCCGCCGGTGGCGAGCATCGGGTCCAATACGTAGACGGGCGTCCTCGACAGATCGTCGGGCAGGGACTCCATGTACGGCACGGGCTGGTGCGTTTCCTCGTCTCGGGCCATCCCGACGAAACCGACGCCGGACTGCGGGATGAGGCTGCTGGCCTTCTCGACCATGCCGAGGCCCGCACGCAGAACCGGAACCAGCAATGGCGGTCGAGCCAGCCTGGTTCCCTCGGTGACCGCGACGGGTGTCCGAACCTCGAAGGTGTCGATCGCGGCATCGCGGGTGGCCTCGTAGACCAGCATGTGGGTGAGCTGGCGCAGAGCCGACCGGAACGTGGCGTTGTCGCTGCGCTCGTCCCGCATCGTGGTGAGCAGGGCTGCGGCCAGTGGGTGATCGACCACGTGTGTTTCCATGCCGACCAGAATAGGACCTGCGCGGCGGGGCGCGAACGGCAACTCGGGGGAACCGAATGGCACGTACCCGCGTCGAACCAGTTGGGCGTCGCACTCGGCGACCGTGAATCGATTGCATTCTCAGGGGGCAGTGATGGCCGAGCTCGTCGT
This genomic window contains:
- a CDS encoding DUF2797 domain-containing protein, with protein sequence MRLLDVATEQIEFRELVGRTLGFRAPGASTDRYCTGRIAFRADGPPRYVPCPGRERAVASGQCASCADKDSFRFVHTVHRSGFVSRDLEKHVMQPHWLYLAAFANGTFKIGTAADTRKWGRLAEQGAICARYVAHADDGKVVRVAEDLVTESMGLRQAVRSAAKAASLCLPIDVDRLDAAAAARAEQVREMLTEAGIAGCTPVDERWAPPAGREALSENVSRVAYPADIATGSHGLEIRTCVGQAVIATVDDETYVVDLAALKGRRIELGAFTSDLPAVQSALF
- a CDS encoding phospho-sugar mutase; translation: MTEELTERVQRWIAGDPDPVTREELDGLSDAELADRFSGPLTFGTAGLRGPVRAGPNGMNVAVVTKTSAGIAAWLIENGLGGSTVVVGRDARNGSEQFAFAAAEVFSAQGFSVVMLPRPLPTPVVAFAVRALDAELGVQITASHNPAADNGYKVYLRGGSQLIPPSDAQIEALIAATADAVEIPRAIVQPGGSDIAARYLDSVVALPRSTRRDIRIALTPLHGVGGELATAALRGAGFRDIRVVEDQFEPDPAFPTVTFPNPEEPGAADAVLALAADIDADIAIALDPDADRCAVGVPGPDGWRMLTGDETGALLANHLLSHCPADPLVANTIVSSQLLSALAPARGARYARTLTGFKWLVRAGEGLVYAYEEAIGHCVDPTVVRDKDGISAAVVLADLAAGLKQKRRTLLDVLDDLAVEFGVHLGAQVSRRVQDLAEIGNMMDRLRTEPPTELAGRAVTVVDYAQRDDELRTDAVDISGSGLRVIVRPSGTEPKLKAYLEVIEQVDGREDLPRARAAAAEILAELTDYAQHL
- the upp gene encoding uracil phosphoribosyltransferase — protein: METHVVDHPLAAALLTTMRDERSDNATFRSALRQLTHMLVYEATRDAAIDTFEVRTPVAVTEGTRLARPPLLVPVLRAGLGMVEKASSLIPQSGVGFVGMARDEETHQPVPYMESLPDDLSRTPVYVLDPMLATGGSMVHTIELLVGRGAADVTAICVVAAPEGVAALEASGLPVRLVAASIDDGLNDNAFIVPGLGDAGDRQFGPR